A stretch of Gemmobacter fulvus DNA encodes these proteins:
- a CDS encoding DMT family transporter: MIGWTGLTAPQRGHVAMLAFSALVAGSFSLGAMAAPHISPAALTVPRFALAGALVGAAAFATTGVPRQAFRAPWRYVFLGALLAAYFVLMFEGLKTAAAVPAAAVFTLTPLMAAGFGWIVLRQVTTARMALALTIGALGAVWVIFRGDPAAALRMEIGRGEAIYFVGCIAHALYAPLVRKLNRGEPPVVFTFVMMLAGFALLCVYGWRDVMATDWAALPAIVWICLVYVAVAASAMTFVLLQYATLSLPSAKVMAYTYLVPSWVLLWEIALGRPVPPAIVLGGVGLTVLALLLLLKDEH; encoded by the coding sequence ATGATCGGCTGGACCGGCCTGACTGCGCCGCAACGCGGCCATGTTGCCATGCTTGCCTTTTCCGCACTGGTCGCGGGATCGTTTTCACTTGGCGCGATGGCCGCCCCGCATATCTCGCCCGCAGCGCTGACCGTGCCGCGCTTTGCGCTGGCCGGGGCGCTGGTCGGGGCGGCGGCCTTTGCCACCACCGGCGTGCCCCGTCAGGCCTTTCGCGCCCCCTGGCGGTATGTGTTCCTGGGGGCCTTGCTCGCCGCCTATTTCGTGCTGATGTTCGAGGGGCTGAAAACCGCCGCCGCCGTGCCCGCCGCCGCCGTGTTCACCCTGACGCCGCTGATGGCTGCAGGCTTTGGCTGGATAGTGCTGCGGCAGGTCACCACCGCGCGCATGGCGCTGGCGCTGACCATCGGGGCGTTGGGTGCGGTCTGGGTGATCTTTCGCGGCGATCCGGCGGCGGCCCTGCGCATGGAGATCGGACGCGGCGAGGCGATCTATTTCGTGGGCTGTATCGCCCATGCCCTCTATGCGCCACTGGTGCGCAAGCTGAACCGGGGCGAGCCGCCAGTGGTCTTTACCTTCGTGATGATGCTGGCGGGGTTTGCGCTGCTCTGTGTTTACGGCTGGCGCGATGTGATGGCGACGGATTGGGCCGCCCTGCCCGCCATCGTCTGGATCTGCCTTGTCTATGTCGCGGTGGCCGCCTCGGCCATGACGTTCGTGCTACTGCAATATGCGACGCTCAGCCTGCCGTCGGCAAAGGTGATGGCCTATACCTATCTGGTGCCCAGTTGGGTGCTGTTGTGGGAAATCGCGCTTGGCCGCCCGGTGCCGCCCGCCATCGTGCTGGGGGGCGTGGGCCTGACCGTGCTGGCCCTGCTGCTGCTGTTGAAGGACGAACACTGA
- a CDS encoding LLM class flavin-dependent oxidoreductase, with amino-acid sequence MEFGLDTFGDVTRDASGTLQSQDQVLRDVVAQAVLADQAGVDVIALGEHHRDDFAISAPEILLAHIAAKTARIKLGTAVTVLSTDDPVRLYQRFTTLNALSGGRGEVILGRGSFSESYPLFGYEMKDYETLFEEKLDLFAALNRGGRVKWQGSHRAALNVAAVYPPAGPGGVAAWIGVGGSPESVVRAVRYDMPMMLAIIGGDARRFRPFVDLYHDAYTQTGGTAKPLGVHSPGLIAETDEAAREAAFTGYKALHDRIGRERGWPPITREAFLREVESGSQYVGSPQTVAKKIVATVQALGLSRFNMKYSAGTTGHSHLMRSVELYGTKVIPLVREMLADRQKVAV; translated from the coding sequence ATGGAATTCGGTCTTGATACCTTTGGCGATGTCACCCGCGATGCGTCAGGCACCCTGCAATCACAGGATCAGGTGTTGCGCGATGTGGTGGCGCAGGCGGTGCTGGCCGATCAGGCAGGGGTCGATGTGATCGCGCTGGGTGAACATCACCGCGATGATTTTGCGATTTCCGCACCCGAAATCCTGCTGGCCCATATCGCGGCCAAAACCGCGCGCATCAAGCTCGGCACCGCCGTCACCGTGCTGTCGACCGATGATCCGGTCCGGCTGTATCAGCGCTTCACCACGCTCAACGCGCTGTCGGGCGGACGGGGCGAGGTGATCCTTGGCCGGGGGTCGTTCAGCGAAAGCTATCCGCTGTTCGGCTATGAGATGAAGGATTACGAAACGCTGTTCGAGGAAAAGCTGGATCTGTTTGCCGCGCTGAACCGGGGAGGCCGGGTCAAATGGCAGGGCAGCCATCGCGCGGCCCTGAACGTGGCCGCCGTCTATCCGCCCGCCGGGCCCGGGGGCGTGGCGGCATGGATCGGTGTCGGCGGCAGCCCCGAATCGGTGGTGCGGGCAGTGCGCTATGACATGCCGATGATGCTGGCCATCATCGGGGGCGATGCCCGGCGTTTCCGGCCCTTTGTCGATCTCTATCATGATGCCTATACGCAGACCGGCGGCACTGCAAAACCGCTGGGCGTTCATTCGCCGGGCCTGATCGCCGAGACGGACGAGGCCGCCCGCGAAGCCGCCTTCACCGGCTACAAGGCCCTGCATGACCGCATCGGGCGCGAACGTGGCTGGCCGCCGATCACCCGCGAGGCGTTTCTGCGCGAGGTCGAGTCGGGCAGCCAATATGTCGGCAGCCCGCAGACCGTGGCGAAAAAGATCGTAGCCACCGTGCAGGCGCTGGGGCTGAGCCGGTTCAACATGAAATATTCGGCGGGCACCACCGGCCACAGCCATCTGATGCGCTCGGTCGAGCTTTACGGGACCAAGGTGATCCCGCTGGTGCGGGAAATGCTGGCAGACCGTCAGAAGGTCGCGGTCTGA
- a CDS encoding LysR substrate-binding domain-containing protein, translated as MQDPGLPSLNALRAFEAAGRGLSFRAAADALGVTQGAVAQQVRGLEAQLGLALFHRLPKGLSLTDAGVRYLAEVQGAFETIRRATADLRQHPQALRLSVTPSFASKWLLPRLPSFAESHPGMDLHIHASEAVSPLGAGGVDLAVRQLSGPLTGGLRADLLFAGQVIAVASPDLMRGRVLPLAQGEFAAFALLDDAHGHWPAFLGPDVRPVTAALRFNQTALAIDAAIAGQGIALASRCLVADALASARLVQVSAQVLQTGRDFYVVSQRLAHLPEPVRALRDWLLAEARQEVGA; from the coding sequence ATGCAGGATCCGGGGCTGCCGTCGCTGAATGCGCTGCGTGCCTTTGAGGCGGCGGGGCGTGGCCTCAGCTTTCGCGCCGCTGCCGATGCGCTGGGCGTCACGCAGGGCGCTGTGGCACAGCAGGTGCGGGGGCTGGAGGCGCAACTGGGCCTTGCGCTGTTCCACCGGCTCCCCAAGGGCCTGTCGCTGACCGATGCGGGTGTGCGCTATCTGGCCGAGGTGCAGGGCGCGTTCGAGACGATTCGCCGGGCGACGGCAGATCTGCGGCAGCACCCGCAGGCGCTGCGGTTGAGCGTCACCCCCAGCTTTGCCTCGAAATGGCTGTTGCCGCGCCTGCCGAGCTTTGCCGAAAGCCATCCGGGTATGGATCTGCACATCCATGCCAGCGAGGCGGTATCGCCCTTGGGGGCAGGCGGGGTGGATCTGGCGGTGCGGCAATTGTCGGGGCCGCTGACGGGCGGGCTGCGGGCGGATCTGCTGTTTGCCGGGCAGGTGATCGCGGTGGCCAGCCCCGATCTGATGCGCGGGCGGGTCCTGCCGCTGGCGCAGGGGGAATTTGCCGCCTTCGCCTTGCTCGACGATGCCCATGGCCATTGGCCTGCATTTCTTGGGCCAGATGTGCGCCCGGTGACGGCGGCGCTGCGGTTCAATCAGACCGCCCTCGCGATTGATGCCGCCATCGCCGGGCAGGGGATCGCGTTGGCGAGCCGGTGTCTGGTCGCCGACGCACTTGCCTCAGCGCGGCTGGTGCAGGTGTCGGCGCAGGTTCTGCAGACCGGGCGCGACTTTTATGTGGTGAGCCAGCGTCTGGCGCATCTGCCAGAGCCGGTGCGCGCCCTGCGCGATTGGCTGCTGGCCGAGGCGCGACAAGAGGTGGGTGCATAA
- a CDS encoding SDR family oxidoreductase gives MAQNKVALITAGGSGMGAAAARRLARDGYAVAILSSSGKGSALAAELGGLGVTGSNQSNDDLQQLADLALARWGRIDVLVNSAGHGPRAALLEITDDQWHTGLDVYLMNVIRAARIVTPVMQQQKAGAIINISTAWAFEPSAMFPTSAVFRAGLAAYTKLFADQYAAENIRMNNILPGWIDSLPQTDSRRDSVPMGRYGTSEEIAATVAFLASEGAGYITGQNLRVDGGLMRAL, from the coding sequence GTGGCACAGAACAAGGTGGCGCTGATCACGGCAGGCGGCAGCGGTATGGGGGCCGCAGCGGCGCGCAGGCTGGCCCGGGACGGCTATGCGGTGGCGATCCTGTCCTCCTCTGGCAAGGGATCGGCACTTGCGGCAGAGCTTGGCGGTCTGGGCGTCACCGGCTCCAACCAATCGAACGACGATCTGCAACAGCTTGCCGATCTGGCGCTGGCGCGTTGGGGCCGGATCGACGTGCTGGTGAACAGCGCAGGCCACGGGCCGCGCGCCGCCCTGCTGGAGATCACGGATGACCAATGGCACACCGGCCTTGATGTCTATCTGATGAATGTGATCCGCGCGGCGCGGATCGTGACCCCGGTGATGCAGCAGCAAAAGGCGGGGGCGATCATCAATATCTCCACCGCCTGGGCCTTTGAGCCGAGCGCGATGTTCCCCACTTCGGCGGTGTTCCGGGCCGGTCTGGCCGCCTATACCAAGCTGTTCGCCGATCAATATGCGGCAGAGAATATCCGCATGAACAACATACTGCCCGGCTGGATCGACAGCCTGCCGCAGACCGACAGCCGGAGGGACTCGGTGCCGATGGGGCGCTATGGCACCTCGGAGGAAATCGCGGCGACGGTGGCTTTTCTCGCGTCCGAGGGGGCGGGTTACATCACCGGGCAGAACCTGCGCGTGGATGGCGGGCTGATGCGCGCGCTGTGA
- a CDS encoding sensor histidine kinase codes for MLAEVLIFVPSIARFRVDYLQLRLEKAQIASLALLATDGMITPELETELLANAGVFNVVLRRDEIRQLVLSSEIPQPVAATYDLRMSGPYVLIRDAMAVLADPQERIIRVIGNPVQEAGLLIEITLKQSPLRREMLDYGLRILFLSALISIITAAMLFFAVRRLLVVPIRRVVRHMQAYAEAPEDARFVITPTARVVELRGAEEALQLMQTELTSALRQKERLAQLGGAVAKISHDLRNILTTAQLFADRIETSADPAVARAVPKLVASISRAVNLCESTLAFGKAEEHPPRLARIAMRPMLEDVAEGEGLSATSDPACLVDVAPGLMIRADAEQVQRVLANLVRNARQAIDATGRGGTIELSAGEDERDWWIRVGDTGPGLPPKAREHLFMAFQGSVRKGGSGLGLAISAELVRGHGGRLELVRSDEDGTEFMIRLPKGGGLDLPADPA; via the coding sequence ATGCTGGCCGAGGTGCTGATCTTCGTGCCCTCCATCGCGCGGTTCCGGGTGGATTACCTGCAATTGCGGCTGGAAAAGGCGCAGATCGCCTCTCTGGCGCTGCTGGCCACTGACGGCATGATCACCCCCGAACTGGAGACGGAACTGCTGGCCAATGCCGGGGTGTTCAACGTGGTGCTCCGCCGCGACGAGATCCGGCAACTGGTGCTGTCCTCCGAAATTCCACAGCCGGTGGCCGCAACCTATGACCTGCGGATGAGCGGGCCTTATGTGCTGATCCGCGACGCGATGGCCGTGCTGGCCGATCCGCAAGAGCGCATCATCCGGGTGATCGGCAATCCGGTGCAGGAGGCGGGTCTGCTGATCGAGATCACGCTCAAGCAAAGCCCGCTGCGCCGAGAGATGCTGGATTACGGCCTGCGCATCCTGTTCCTGTCGGCGCTGATTTCGATCATCACGGCAGCGATGCTGTTCTTTGCGGTGCGCCGACTGCTGGTGGTGCCGATCCGCCGCGTGGTGCGCCATATGCAGGCCTATGCCGAAGCGCCCGAGGATGCGCGGTTTGTGATCACGCCCACGGCGCGGGTGGTGGAGCTGCGCGGCGCGGAAGAGGCCCTGCAACTGATGCAGACCGAACTCACCTCGGCCCTGCGTCAGAAAGAGCGGTTGGCGCAGCTGGGCGGGGCGGTGGCCAAGATCAGCCATGATCTGCGCAACATCCTGACCACGGCGCAACTCTTTGCCGACCGGATCGAGACAAGCGCGGATCCGGCGGTGGCGCGGGCAGTGCCCAAGCTGGTGGCCTCGATCAGCCGCGCCGTCAATCTGTGCGAATCGACGCTGGCCTTTGGCAAGGCCGAGGAACATCCGCCCCGGCTGGCCCGCATCGCAATGCGCCCGATGCTGGAGGATGTGGCCGAGGGTGAGGGGCTGTCTGCCACCAGCGACCCTGCCTGCCTTGTGGATGTGGCACCGGGGCTGATGATCCGCGCCGATGCCGAACAGGTGCAGCGGGTGCTGGCCAATCTGGTGCGCAATGCGCGGCAGGCGATCGACGCCACCGGGCGCGGCGGCACCATCGAACTGTCGGCTGGCGAGGATGAGCGGGATTGGTGGATCAGGGTCGGCGATACCGGGCCGGGCCTGCCTCCCAAGGCGCGGGAACACCTGTTCATGGCCTTTCAGGGATCGGTGCGCAAAGGCGGTTCGGGTCTGGGTCTGGCGATTTCGGCAGAGCTGGTGCGCGGCCATGGTGGGCGGCTGGAACTGGTGCGCAGCGATGAGGATGGCACCGAATTCATGATCCGCCTGCCCAAGGGGGGCGGGCTGGATCTGCCCGCCGATCCCGCGTGA
- a CDS encoding dihydrolipoyl dehydrogenase family protein: MIETDLCIIGAGSGGLSLAAGAAQMGARVVLIEGAAMGGDCLNHGCVPSKALLAAAKQAHAMTSGATFGIAPVVPKVDFAAVKDHVARTIATIAPMDSQERFEGFGVQVIRAYARFTAADEVEADGQRIRARRFVIATGSTAAVPPIPGIDSVPYLTNETIFALRAAPRHLIILGGGPIGIEMAQAHRRLGVPVTVIEAARALGREDPELAAIALATLRAEGVEILEDAPVTALSGEPGAIVATLKDGRQVEGSHLLVATGRKVALDRLNLAAAGVEATARGVTVGADLRSVSNRRVYAIGDAAGGLQFTHVAGYHAGVVIRAILFGLPSRARTHHIPRVTFCDPELAQVGLTEAEARAAHGAALTVLRTEFAHNDRAQAEARTTGLVKVMVVGGRPVGASIIGPQAGELIGLWALALASGLKMSSMAGMVVPYPTLNDVSKRAAGAYFSPKLFDNPWVKRGVRLVQRLLP; the protein is encoded by the coding sequence ATGATCGAGACGGATCTGTGTATCATCGGCGCAGGCTCGGGCGGCTTGTCGCTTGCCGCAGGCGCGGCGCAGATGGGCGCGCGTGTGGTGCTGATCGAAGGCGCGGCGATGGGGGGCGATTGCCTGAACCATGGCTGTGTGCCGTCAAAGGCGCTGCTGGCGGCGGCAAAGCAGGCCCATGCGATGACCTCGGGCGCAACATTCGGCATTGCGCCGGTGGTGCCGAAGGTGGATTTTGCGGCGGTCAAGGATCATGTGGCGCGCACCATCGCCACCATTGCGCCGATGGACAGCCAGGAACGGTTCGAGGGCTTCGGGGTGCAGGTCATCCGCGCCTATGCCCGCTTTACTGCGGCGGACGAGGTGGAGGCAGACGGTCAGCGCATCCGCGCGCGCCGCTTTGTGATTGCCACAGGATCGACGGCGGCGGTACCCCCGATCCCCGGCATCGACAGCGTGCCCTATCTGACCAATGAGACGATCTTTGCGCTGCGCGCGGCACCGCGCCATCTGATCATTCTGGGCGGTGGCCCCATCGGGATCGAGATGGCGCAGGCGCACCGTCGGCTCGGCGTGCCGGTGACGGTGATCGAGGCGGCGCGCGCGCTGGGGCGCGAAGACCCGGAGCTTGCGGCAATTGCGCTGGCCACGCTGCGCGCCGAAGGGGTGGAGATCCTTGAGGATGCACCCGTGACGGCGCTGTCCGGCGAGCCGGGGGCGATTGTCGCCACGCTGAAAGACGGGCGGCAGGTGGAAGGGTCGCATCTGCTGGTCGCCACCGGACGCAAGGTGGCGCTGGACCGGCTGAACCTTGCGGCAGCCGGGGTGGAGGCCACGGCGCGCGGCGTGACGGTGGGGGCGGATCTGCGCTCTGTCAGCAATCGCCGGGTCTATGCCATCGGCGATGCGGCGGGCGGGCTGCAATTCACCCATGTTGCGGGCTATCATGCGGGGGTGGTGATCCGCGCGATTCTGTTTGGCCTGCCCTCCAGGGCGCGGACGCATCACATTCCGCGTGTCACCTTCTGCGACCCCGAACTGGCGCAGGTCGGCCTGACCGAGGCCGAGGCGCGGGCCGCCCATGGCGCGGCGCTGACCGTGCTGCGCACCGAGTTTGCCCATAACGACCGCGCGCAGGCCGAGGCCCGCACCACCGGGCTGGTGAAGGTGATGGTGGTGGGTGGGCGGCCGGTCGGGGCCTCGATCATCGGGCCGCAGGCGGGCGAATTGATCGGCCTCTGGGCGCTGGCGCTGGCCTCGGGTCTGAAGATGAGCAGCATGGCGGGCATGGTCGTGCCCTATCCGACATTGAATGACGTATCGAAACGCGCGGCAGGAGCCTATTTTTCCCCGAAACTCTTTGATAATCCTTGGGTGAAACGGGGCGTGCGGCTGGTGCAGCGTCTTCTTCCCTGA
- a CDS encoding TVP38/TMEM64 family protein — protein sequence MPQTPDPRPASGILAKVPILLILCVAALGAFTLRDHLSFEALARHRETLIGWRDAHFVLTALGFGLAYAAIVALSLPGATIATLTGGFLFGVFPGVLFNVTAATVGAVGIFLAARSGFGARFAAQMQERGGQVARLQAGLRDNELSVLFLMRLVPVVPFVLANLIPAFLGVRLSRFALTTFLGIIPGALVFTSIGAGLSEVFARGETPDLSVIFAPHILGPILGLAALAALPILLKRYRSLP from the coding sequence GTGCCCCAAACTCCAGATCCGCGCCCCGCTTCGGGGATTCTTGCCAAGGTTCCGATCCTGCTGATTCTCTGCGTGGCGGCGCTGGGGGCGTTCACGCTGCGCGACCATCTGAGCTTTGAGGCGCTGGCCCGCCACCGCGAAACCCTGATCGGCTGGCGCGATGCGCATTTCGTGCTGACGGCGCTGGGCTTCGGGCTGGCCTATGCGGCGATTGTGGCGCTGTCCTTGCCGGGGGCCACGATTGCCACGCTGACCGGGGGCTTTCTGTTCGGGGTGTTTCCGGGGGTGCTGTTCAATGTGACGGCGGCCACGGTTGGGGCGGTGGGCATCTTTCTGGCGGCGCGCAGCGGCTTTGGCGCGCGGTTTGCGGCGCAGATGCAGGAAAGGGGCGGGCAGGTGGCGCGGTTGCAGGCCGGGCTGCGGGACAATGAACTGTCGGTGCTGTTCCTGATGCGGCTGGTGCCGGTGGTGCCCTTTGTGCTGGCCAATCTGATCCCGGCCTTTCTGGGGGTGCGGCTGTCGCGCTTTGCGCTGACCACATTCCTGGGCATCATACCCGGCGCGCTGGTGTTCACCTCGATCGGGGCGGGCCTGTCCGAGGTTTTCGCGCGGGGAGAGACGCCGGACCTTTCGGTGATCTTCGCGCCGCATATCCTTGGCCCGATCCTCGGGCTGGCGGCGCTGGCCGCGCTGCCCATCCTCCTCAAACGTTATCGGAGCCTGCCATGA
- the rpmH gene encoding 50S ribosomal protein L34 gives MKRTYQPSNLVRKRRHGFRARMATKGGRLVLAARRSKGRAKLSA, from the coding sequence ATGAAGCGCACATACCAACCGTCCAACCTGGTTCGCAAGCGCCGCCATGGTTTCCGCGCCCGTATGGCCACCAAAGGTGGCCGTCTGGTTCTGGCAGCCCGCCGGTCCAAGGGCCGTGCGAAACTGTCGGCCTGA
- the rnpA gene encoding ribonuclease P protein component has translation MTPPLAEEALRIAEASESLAAVSSCPVKGSTAKPYVILAKRADFLRAASARRQGTGGFLLQARRRGDDSPVVRVGFTCSKKIGNAVARNRAKRRLREVVRAVLPALAQPGWDYVLVGKPGATLTRDFALLLTDLSGALVQIHRDRPAKATP, from the coding sequence ATGACACCGCCGCTGGCTGAAGAAGCGCTCCGCATTGCGGAAGCTTCGGAAAGCCTCGCGGCGGTTTCGTCATGCCCGGTCAAGGGCAGCACCGCCAAACCCTATGTGATCCTGGCAAAACGCGCGGATTTCCTGCGCGCGGCTTCGGCCCGGCGTCAGGGCACCGGCGGTTTTCTGTTGCAGGCCCGGCGGCGCGGCGATGACAGCCCGGTGGTGCGCGTGGGGTTCACCTGCTCCAAGAAGATCGGCAATGCCGTGGCGCGCAACCGTGCCAAACGGCGGCTGCGCGAAGTGGTGCGCGCGGTTCTGCCCGCGCTGGCGCAGCCCGGCTGGGATTATGTGCTAGTCGGTAAACCCGGCGCGACGCTGACCCGCGATTTCGCGCTGTTGCTGACCGATCTGTCGGGTGCGCTGGTGCAAATTCACCGCGACCGCCCCGCGAAGGCCACGCCATGA
- the yidD gene encoding membrane protein insertion efficiency factor YidD translates to MTPLAHLLALPVRAYRLLLSPWVGHGCRFQPTCSVYALEALQRHGGVKGGYLTAHRLCRCHPWGGSGYDPVPDTGDTAPDDKTA, encoded by the coding sequence ATGACGCCGCTGGCGCATCTGCTGGCCCTGCCGGTGCGCGCCTATCGCCTGCTGCTGTCGCCTTGGGTCGGGCATGGCTGCCGGTTTCAACCCACCTGTTCCGTCTATGCGCTGGAGGCCTTGCAGCGTCATGGCGGGGTAAAGGGCGGCTATCTGACCGCGCATCGCCTGTGCCGCTGCCATCCCTGGGGTGGGTCAGGTTATGATCCGGTGCCGGACACAGGTGACACCGCTCCGGACGACAAGACCGCCTGA
- a CDS encoding L-threonylcarbamoyladenylate synthase — MMQTRLLPATSEGIHDAVALLRAGGLVAMPTETVYGLAGDARNDRAVAAIFAAKNRPTFNPLIVHLPDLAAVAQYAVLTPEAARLAAAFWPGPLTMVLPLRDDAALSPLVTAGLTTVAIRVPAHPLAQRLLAEFDGPLAAPSANPSGRVSPTRADHVLAGLSGRIAAVLDGGACAVGVESTILALDGQPALLRPGGVPVEAIEAVLGAALALPNDPATPKAPGQLASHYAPEARVRLNVPVPQPGEIFVGFGPGAADLSLSPDGDLTEAAANLFHLLRAADALAGPGGSIAFAPVPETGLGRAINDRLRRAAAPRP; from the coding sequence ATCATGCAAACCCGCCTGCTGCCCGCCACATCCGAAGGCATCCATGACGCCGTCGCCCTGCTGAGGGCGGGGGGGCTGGTCGCGATGCCGACGGAAACCGTCTATGGGCTGGCGGGGGATGCGCGCAATGACCGGGCGGTGGCAGCGATCTTTGCCGCGAAGAACCGCCCTACCTTCAACCCTTTGATCGTGCATCTGCCGGATCTGGCCGCTGTTGCGCAATATGCGGTGCTGACGCCCGAGGCGGCGCGGCTGGCCGCAGCCTTCTGGCCCGGCCCGCTGACGATGGTGCTGCCGCTGCGCGACGATGCGGCCCTGTCACCGCTGGTGACGGCGGGGTTGACCACGGTGGCGATCCGGGTTCCGGCGCATCCGCTGGCGCAGCGCCTGCTGGCGGAATTTGACGGCCCGCTGGCGGCCCCCTCGGCCAATCCTTCGGGCCGGGTGTCGCCCACCCGTGCCGATCATGTGCTGGCGGGTCTGTCGGGCCGGATTGCGGCGGTGCTGGATGGTGGGGCCTGCGCGGTGGGGGTGGAAAGCACCATCCTCGCGCTCGATGGCCAGCCCGCCTTGCTGCGCCCCGGCGGCGTGCCGGTCGAGGCCATCGAGGCGGTTCTGGGGGCGGCACTGGCGCTGCCGAACGATCCGGCAACCCCCAAGGCCCCTGGGCAACTCGCCTCGCATTACGCCCCCGAGGCGCGGGTGCGGTTGAATGTGCCGGTGCCGCAGCCGGGCGAGATCTTCGTGGGCTTTGGTCCCGGTGCGGCGGATCTGTCGCTGTCGCCAGACGGCGATCTGACCGAGGCGGCGGCGAACCTGTTTCATCTGCTGCGCGCCGCCGATGCGTTGGCCGGGCCGGGTGGCAGCATTGCCTTTGCCCCTGTTCCCGAAACCGGGCTGGGCCGCGCGATCAATGACCGGCTGCGCCGGGCAGCGGCGCCCCGGCCCTGA
- a CDS encoding acyl-CoA dehydrogenase: MAYRAPVSEFRFVFDHVVGIDRVSATETFAEATPETVEAILLEAGKLCETVLAPLNREGDKVPARLENGVVRTSPGYAEGYRAIVEGGWVGMAADPEFGGMGLPMALTTAVNEMMGAACLALQLNPLMTQGQIEALEHHASDAIKALYIPKLISGEWCGTMNLTEPQAGSDVGALRSRAEPKGDGTYAVTGQKIFITWGDNDFTENVCHLVLARLPDAAPGTKGISLFMVPKVIPREDGSLGARNSLQVVSLEHKLGLHGSPTAVMQFDGATGWLIGQENKGMAAMFTMMNNARLGVGMQGVAVAEAAFQHALAYASERKQGRTPLGAGAIIDHADVRRMLAQMKAEVFSARAIALACAVAIDMGRATGSTDWQARAALLTPIAKAYGTDIGNEVAQMGIQVHGGMGFIEETGAAQFARDVRVTSIYEGTNGIQAMDLVGRKLMDGGEAAYRLLQEVEDHAETARSRQPDLANDLWNAAEALREGTEWLVAQGADDRNAGAVPYLRAFARVLGAHYHLKAALADEARLPLARVAIKRLLPEHTGLLAQMREGSAGLYALTPEALAS, from the coding sequence ATGGCCTATCGCGCCCCCGTTTCCGAGTTCCGCTTTGTGTTTGACCACGTTGTCGGCATAGACAGGGTTTCGGCGACCGAAACCTTTGCCGAGGCAACCCCCGAAACGGTGGAGGCGATTCTGCTTGAGGCGGGTAAGCTGTGCGAAACCGTGCTCGCTCCGCTGAACCGCGAGGGCGACAAGGTGCCCGCGCGGCTGGAAAACGGTGTGGTGCGCACCTCGCCCGGCTATGCCGAAGGTTATCGCGCGATTGTCGAGGGAGGCTGGGTCGGCATGGCGGCAGACCCCGAATTCGGCGGCATGGGCCTGCCGATGGCCCTGACCACCGCCGTCAACGAGATGATGGGCGCGGCCTGTCTGGCGCTGCAACTGAACCCCCTGATGACTCAGGGCCAGATCGAGGCGCTAGAGCATCACGCCTCGGACGCGATCAAGGCGCTGTATATCCCCAAGCTGATTTCGGGCGAATGGTGCGGCACGATGAACCTGACCGAACCGCAGGCGGGCAGTGACGTGGGCGCCCTGCGCAGCCGCGCAGAGCCAAAGGGCGACGGAACTTATGCCGTGACCGGGCAGAAGATCTTCATCACCTGGGGCGACAATGACTTTACCGAAAACGTCTGCCATCTGGTTCTGGCGCGTCTGCCCGATGCGGCACCGGGCACCAAGGGCATCAGCCTGTTCATGGTGCCCAAGGTGATCCCGCGTGAGGATGGCAGCCTTGGCGCGCGCAACAGCCTGCAAGTGGTCAGTCTGGAGCATAAGCTGGGCCTGCACGGCTCGCCCACGGCGGTGATGCAGTTCGACGGCGCGACCGGCTGGCTGATCGGTCAGGAAAACAAGGGCATGGCCGCGATGTTCACCATGATGAACAACGCACGTCTGGGCGTGGGCATGCAGGGCGTGGCGGTGGCCGAAGCGGCGTTCCAGCACGCATTGGCCTACGCGTCCGAGCGCAAGCAGGGCCGCACACCGCTGGGGGCGGGCGCGATCATTGATCATGCCGATGTGCGCCGGATGCTGGCACAGATGAAGGCCGAAGTGTTCAGCGCCCGCGCCATCGCGCTGGCCTGCGCCGTGGCAATCGACATGGGCCGCGCCACCGGCAGCACCGACTGGCAGGCCCGTGCCGCGCTGCTGACCCCGATTGCCAAGGCCTATGGCACCGATATCGGCAACGAAGTGGCGCAGATGGGCATTCAGGTGCATGGCGGCATGGGCTTCATCGAAGAAACCGGCGCGGCGCAATTTGCCCGCGATGTGCGTGTAACCTCGATCTACGAAGGCACCAATGGCATTCAGGCGATGGATCTGGTCGGGCGCAAGCTGATGGACGGTGGCGAGGCCGCCTACCGCCTGCTGCAAGAGGTGGAAGACCACGCCGAAACCGCCCGTAGCCGCCAGCCCGATCTGGCCAATGATCTGTGGAACGCCGCCGAAGCCCTGCGCGAAGGCACGGAATGGCTGGTCGCCCAAGGCGCCGATGACCGCAACGCCGGGGCGGTGCCTTATCTGCGCGCCTTTGCGCGGGTTCTGGGCGCGCATTATCACCTGAAGGCCGCTCTGGCAGACGAAGCCCGCCTGCCGCTGGCGCGGGTGGCGATCAAGCGGCTGTTGCCGGAACATACCGGCCTTCTGGCACAAATGCGCGAGGGGTCGGCCGGGCTTTACGCCCTGACCCCCGAGGCGCTGGCATCTTGA